In the Clostridium beijerinckii genome, one interval contains:
- the moaC gene encoding cyclic pyranopterin monophosphate synthase MoaC has protein sequence MELTHINEEGRARMVDVSEKIDTVREAVAIGTVSMKRETIERIKEGTISKGDVLSVAQVGGIMGAKNTPQIIPMCHPIMISGCDISFRIDVENNKIEITATTKTVGKTGIEMEALTAVSTAALTIYDMCKAIDREMVINNIMLVKKSGGKSGIFERKGL, from the coding sequence ATGGAACTAACTCATATAAATGAAGAAGGAAGAGCAAGAATGGTTGATGTATCTGAAAAAATTGACACTGTACGGGAAGCAGTAGCAATTGGAACAGTTTCCATGAAAAGAGAAACCATTGAAAGAATAAAAGAAGGTACTATTTCAAAAGGGGATGTATTATCAGTAGCGCAGGTAGGAGGTATAATGGGTGCTAAAAATACTCCGCAAATAATACCAATGTGCCATCCTATAATGATATCTGGCTGTGATATAAGTTTTCGAATTGACGTTGAAAACAATAAAATTGAAATAACTGCAACTACTAAGACTGTAGGGAAGACAGGCATTGAGATGGAGGCCCTTACTGCTGTATCCACTGCAGCATTAACTATTTATGATATGTGTAAGGCTATTGATAGGGAAATGGTCATAAACAATATTATGCTTGTAAAAAAAAGTGGAGGGAAATCAGGCATATTTGAAAGGAAGGGATTATGA
- the modA gene encoding molybdate ABC transporter substrate-binding protein, producing MKKKIGLFSLVTVLLTTSLIGCGAQKASTTPQKESATEASIELNISAAASLKEALTDIQDEYKKTAPNVTLTVNYGASGSLQQQIEQGAPCDIFISAGQSQMKALDSKSLLLENTKKDLVKNDLVLVGPKDTTISGLSDLTSDKVKKIAVGEPKSVPAGQYADEVFTKLGIKDSISSKLVFAKDVKEVLAWSTSGNAEVGFVYKSDALSSKDAKIIETIAEDKHSPITYPIGIIKASKNADAAKAFEDFLFTDTCKKIFEKYGYGIA from the coding sequence ATGAAAAAGAAAATAGGATTATTTAGTTTAGTAACTGTTTTATTAACAACGTCACTTATTGGTTGCGGAGCTCAAAAGGCATCAACTACTCCACAAAAGGAATCTGCTACTGAAGCTTCAATAGAATTAAACATTTCCGCTGCTGCTAGTTTAAAAGAAGCACTGACAGATATACAAGACGAATATAAAAAGACTGCTCCAAATGTTACTTTAACTGTTAACTATGGTGCTTCTGGATCTCTACAGCAACAAATAGAACAAGGTGCCCCTTGTGATATCTTCATTTCAGCTGGTCAAAGCCAAATGAAAGCATTAGACAGCAAATCTTTATTACTTGAAAATACTAAAAAAGACTTAGTTAAAAATGATTTAGTTTTAGTCGGACCTAAAGACACTACTATAAGCGGTCTTTCTGATCTAACAAGTGATAAGGTTAAAAAGATAGCTGTTGGGGAACCTAAAAGTGTACCAGCTGGACAATATGCTGATGAAGTTTTCACTAAGCTTGGTATTAAAGATTCTATTTCATCAAAACTTGTTTTTGCAAAAGATGTAAAAGAAGTACTTGCCTGGTCGACTTCTGGAAATGCTGAAGTTGGATTTGTATATAAAAGTGATGCGTTAAGCAGTAAAGATGCTAAAATTATAGAAACAATAGCAGAGGACAAGCATTCACCGATTACATATCCAATCGGAATAATTAAGGCTAGCAAAAATGCTGATGCCGCAAAAGCATTTGAAGATTTCTTATTTACTGATACTTGTAAAAAGATTTTTGAAAAATATGGTTATGGAATAGCTTAA
- a CDS encoding MOSC domain-containing protein — MSKVIAVNISEKKGVIKHPIEKGFFRVNHGLDGDAHAGEWHRQVSLLGTESIDKMKSSGVEGLTPGKFAENITTEGIVLYELPIGTKLKIGDVMLEVTQIGKECHLGCEIRKLVGDCVMPREGIFTKVLEEGYIKAGDNIIIV, encoded by the coding sequence ATGAGTAAGGTTATTGCAGTGAATATAAGTGAGAAAAAAGGTGTTATAAAACATCCTATAGAAAAAGGTTTTTTTAGAGTTAATCATGGTCTCGATGGGGATGCTCATGCAGGAGAGTGGCATAGGCAGGTAAGTTTGCTTGGAACTGAAAGTATTGATAAAATGAAATCATCAGGAGTCGAAGGACTTACTCCAGGAAAGTTTGCTGAAAACATTACTACTGAGGGAATAGTTTTATATGAACTTCCTATAGGAACAAAGCTTAAAATTGGGGATGTTATGCTAGAAGTTACTCAGATAGGAAAGGAATGTCATTTGGGCTGCGAAATTAGAAAATTGGTAGGAGATTGTGTAATGCCTAGGGAAGGAATATTTACTAAAGTACTAGAAGAGGGGTATATTAAAGCTGGAGATAATATTATAATAGTTTAA